A window from Mus caroli chromosome 2, CAROLI_EIJ_v1.1, whole genome shotgun sequence encodes these proteins:
- the Thnsl1 gene encoding threonine synthase-like 1 produces the protein MLTLTRCHHLKQRTQECLSSLLVKVQSRTQLLLPRASARAESGKSWHSTYSLVGDKNIVLMGPPGSGKTTIGRILGDKLGCCVIDVDSDVLEKAWNMSASEKLQDVGNERFLEEEGKTVLNLSASGSVISLSGSNPMHDASMWHLKKNGIVVYLDVPLTDIISRLKSMRIDRIVGQNTGASLRDSLKHVRLYYKKWYDARVVCESGASAEEVADKVLDVVKRYQDVDSETFISTRHVCLKDHDKKFPPKYFSEAVVEGLASDGGLFVPEKEFPKLSRGEWNNLIGATYIERAQVLLERCIHPADIPAAKLGEMIETAYGENFACSKVAPVRHLSGNQFILELFYGPTGSFKDLSLQLMPHIFAYCIPPGCNYVILVATSGDTGSAVLNGFSHLNKNDKERIAVVTFFPENRVSDFQKAEIIGSQRENGWAIGVRSDFDFCQTAIRKIFNDSDFTGFLAVEYGTILSSANSINWARLLPQVVYHASAYLELVNQRFISFGSPVDVCVPTGNFGNMLAAVYAKMMGIPIRKFICASNQNHVLTDFIKTGHYDLRNRKLAQTFSPSIDILKSSNLERHLYLMANKDGQLMANLYHQLESQLHFQIEKVLVEKLQQDFVAGWCSEGECLAAISTTYNASGYILDPHTAVAKVVADKMQDKSCPAIIASTAHYSKFAPAIMQALGIKELNQTPSSQLYLLSSYNALPPPHEALLERMKQKEKMDYQVCVADVDVLKSHAEKLIQNWFVRKSE, from the coding sequence atgcTGACCTTGACCAGATGTCATCATTTGAAACAGAGAACACAGGAGTGTCTTTCTAGCCTGCTGGTTAAAGTGCAGAGCCGCACACAGCTCCTGCTTCCACGAGCCTCTGCACGTGCAGAATCAGGGAAGTCATGGCACTCCACCTACTCTCTTGTTGGAGACAAAAATATTGTCCTGATGGGGCCACCTGGTTCTGGGAAAACAACAATTGGCAGAATATTAGGTGACAAACTAGGCTGTTGTGTCATCGATGTAGATAGTGATGTCCTTGAGAAAGCCTGGAATATGAGTGCGTCTGAAAAATTGCAGGATGTTGGTAATGAGCGATTtttagaagaggaaggaaaaacagtATTAAACTTGTCTGCATCTGGAAGTGTGATTTCCCTCAGTGGGTCCAATCCCATGCATGATGCTAGCATGTGGCAtctgaagaaaaatggaattGTTGTATACCTAGATGTGCCTCTAACAGATATAATTAGTCGTCTGAAATCAATGAGAATTGATAGGATTGTTGGCCAGAACACTGGAGCATCTCTGAGAGACTCGCTGAAGCACGTAAGACTGTACTATAAGAAGTGGTACGATGCCCGAGTCGTCTGTGAGAGTGGGGCTTCAGCTGAGGAGGTTGCAGACAAAGTCCTTGATGTGGTTAAAAGATACCAAGATGTGGATTCAGAGACATTCATTTCAACAAGGCATGTTTGTCTTAAAGATCATGACAAGAAGTTTCCACCAAAATACTTCAGTGAAGCTGTGGTTGAGGGATTGGCTTCTGATGGTGGCCTCTTTGTTCCTGAGAAGGAGTTTCCAAAACTAAGTCGTGGGGAGTGGAATAACCTAATAGGAGCAACCTACATAGAAAGAGCACAGGTGCTCTTGGAAAGGTGCATTCACCCTGCGGACATACCTGCTGCCAAATTAGGAGAAATGATTGAAACTGCTTATGGGGAAAACTTTGCCTGCTCCAAAGTTGCCCCTGTCAGGCACCTTTCTGGCAATCAGTTCATCTTGGAGTTGTTCTATGGCCCAACGGGCTCCTTTAAGGATTTGTCTTTACAGCTAATGCCTCATATTTTTGCCTACTGTATCCCACCAGGTTGCAATTATGTGATACTTGTAGCCACTTCAGGAGACACTGGGAGTGCAGTCTTAAATGGGTTTAGCCatcttaataaaaatgataaggaaAGAATAGCTGTGGTCACATTTTTTCCCGAGAACAGAGTTAGTGATTTCCAGAAAGCAGAGATAATTGGCAGTCAGAGAGAAAATGGTTGGGCAATAGGTGTCAGGTCAGATTTTGATTTTTGCCAGACAgctattagaaaaatatttaatgattctGATTTTACTGGCTTTCTGGCTGTGGAATATGGAACAATCTTAAGTTCAGCTAATTCTATAAATTGGGCTCGACTACTTCCGCAGGTAGTTTATCATGCCTCTGCATACCTTGAGCTTGTTAACCAACGGTTTATTTCTTTTGGAAGCCCAGTAGATGTCTGTGTTCCCACAGGAAACTTTGGGAACATGTTAGCGGCAGTGTATGCCAAGATGATGGGAATTCCTATTCGAAAATTTATCTGTGCCTCTAATCAGAACCACGTTTTGACTGATTTCATAAAAACTGGACATTATGATCTAAGGAATAGGAAATTAGCACAAACCTTTTCACCATCAATAGATATTCTCAAGTCTTCCAACCTGGAGCGGCATTTGTACTTGATGGCTAACAAGGACGGGCAGCTGATGGCAAATTTGTATCATCAGTTAGAGAGTCAGCTCCACTTCCAGATTGAGAAGGTGCTGGTTGAGAAACTGCAGCAAGATTTTGTTGCTGGCTGGTGTTCTGAAGGAGAATGCCTAGCAGCTATCAGCACTACCTACAATGCATCAGGCTATATTTTGGATCCACATACCGCTGTTGCGAAAGTGGTTGCAGACAAGATGCAAGACAAAAGCTGCCCAGCGATCATTGCATCCACAGCTCACTACTCCAAGTTTGCCCCTGCTATCATGCAGGCACTGGGGATCAAAGAACTCAACCAGACGCCGTCAAGCCAGCTTTACTTACTCAGCTCGTACAATGCATTGCCACCTCCTCACGAGGCTCTGCTAGAGAGAatgaagcagaaggagaagatgGATTACCAGGTTTGTGTAGCTGATGTGGATGTCCTGAAGAGTCATGCAGAAAAACTCATCCAAAATTGGTTTGTAAGGAAGTCTGAGTAG